A stretch of DNA from Sporichthya brevicatena:
GTGCTGCCACGACTCTCATCCTTCCTGGAATGAGAGCCTCCACCAGACCCGGGGCGATTCAATTCGGCTCAGCAGCCTCGTGGATGACGGCGGAGTTCCTGCCGACGAGCCGGAGGACAGGAGGATCGATCGGTTGGTCACGAAGGCCAACGATCTGTGCCTCCATTCGAACGACCCTGCCCGGATCGCCCGCCTGGCGGTCGCCGAGATTGTCATCAAACGCCGGGAGTTGGCTGGCCCGACAGCGAAGGACAGCCCTCCGACAACGCCTGACCTGCGCCATCGGATCGCGTTCGTGCTCGATTCGCTCAAGCGTCCACACGAGGTGGCGTTGTTGCGCCGGGTCTACGGCGAGCGCTTTGTCTTGGTCAGCTTTCTGATGGATCGCGCCGAACGGCATTCGGCGCTGGTCAGCCGCATGCGCCTCGACGAGCCGAACGCGCCCGACCTTGACTCCCGTGCTGAGGCGCTGCTCGATCGCGATCAGGCGGAGGGTCTGCCCCACGGCCAGGCAGTGGGGAAGACCTACTGGCTCGCCGACCTTTTCGTCGGCTGCTCCACAACGCAGCCGGCCGCCTTGCGGACCCCACGCCTGGACGCCGCCGCAGAGATCCGTCGGTTCCTCGATCTGCTGTTCGGAAACCCCCAGGCGCAGACGCCGACCGATGACGAATACGGCATGCACCTCGCCAAGATGGCCGAGTCCCGGACCACCGCGTTGGGACGGAGGGTCGGGGCTGCGATCGTCGACCGCGACGGCGCGGTCGTCGCTTTGGGTTGCAACGAAGTCCCACGAGGCTCTGCGACCGACGCCGACAAGGGGCACGACACGAACGCCACCGAGGTGATCCGACTCGCCGAACAGACCCTGCGGGGCATGGCCGAGGCCGGCATGCTCGCGCCGAAAATCGCCAAAGGACTCATCAAGAACGGCACCAGTATCGCGAGAGAAGCGTTGGAGGTCTCACCGCTGCGCGACCTGATCGAGTTTCAGCGGCCTGTGCACGCCGAGATGGCGGCGATACTTGACGCGACCCGCCGACGGGTGGATGTGACCGACTGCTCAATGTGCGTCACCGCTTACTGCTGCCACCTGTGCGCGAAACACGTCCTCGATCTGGGTCTCAGGCCCGTCGTGTATCTGGAGCCTTACCCGAAAAGCCGGGCAGTCGAGATGTACGAGGAGGCAGCGCGAACGACCTTCGTCCCCTTCGTCGGCGTCGCTCCCCGGCGCTTCCAGGCGCTTTTCGTCGACGTCAGCGAACGCAAGGGGCACGACGGGACGGTACGGAGCTGGGATCAAGCCACCGCCGTCCCGGGCGTGGGGACCGTCGTCACCGACGCCGCCGTGCTGCAGGCCGAATTGGACGAGATCGCCGAACTCGACGACAACACCACAGCGACGCTTCCTGGCCCGAGCGACCCCGAGCATGCATGATGACCAAATGGAAAGGCGATCCCCGATGAGCGACAAGGACACCCGAGCCGAGCAGCGGGCCCAGTTGATCAAGGAAGCCCGCCAGGAACGGGCGAGCTGGTCTGAGGCCCTGCAGGCCGCCCACCGGGCGGCGAGCCGGGCAGCGGCAGAGGAAGCCGAGCAGGTGCTTCGCGCCCGCTGACTCGTGTGAGTCACGGTGTCCGGCAGCCAGAACGCAACTTCAGGCGTCAAGCCAGCCTGCTGGCCTTGGAAGCAGGCCCTCCGGCGGCGGGCGCCGCTCAGGCCACAACCGGTGGCCGTGGGAACCACAACCCGTCCGAGGTGACAAGGTCGGTGGACGTCCGGGCAACGGCTTCCCACTTCAGGGCGGCGCTACTGCAGACCCCCGGCCTGACTCTCCCAGCCTTGGCTGATTTCCCAAACGGGTCCTGCGGCGACGCCAGCGAACTACTGGGCCAGTACCTCCGCGACTGCGGGCACGGCGAGTGGCTCCTCGTAAGCGCGGCGCGCTACGACCCCGAGTATCGAACCCACGCCTGGCTCACCCGCGAGGACTTGATCCTGGACATCACTGCGGATCAGTTCCCCGAGATGCACGCTTACCCCGTTTTCATGCAACAGGGATCGCTGTGGCATGCGCAGTGGGAGATCGACTGGACCGCAAGCCCAGATATTTTCCGGATGCATGCATTCGACGAAGTCGATCCCGCGGAAGATTACCGACGCCTCCGTGCTCGAGCCGATTCGCTGTGACTGGTCCTTGCCCATCCGCCGCACCGGGTGGGGATTCGTGGAGTTGATTAGGAGGGGCTCCTTCGGCTGGTGCCGAGCTGTGGTCGGCACAGGTCACGTCCGTTCCGTCAACAAATACTCGGAGCGTGGGCCGCGCGGCGCTTGGTCATCTGACAGTCCAGCGGCCGGGCCGATGCGGCGCGGGTCCGACTCCAACCGAGGTGTCGCTCATTCGTCGGGCCACTCCACGCCGGGACCCCCATGAACGGACAGGCCCCGCGCCGCGTGCCCTCCAGCCAGCGTTGCTCTGCACCTTCAAGTGCGCTCCGACTGAAGTCCCACGAAGTGGGCGTAGGCGGTTCGCATGTCGGCCTCGCGGTCCAGGGTGCGGAAGGGCGGGTCGTAAACGTAGGTCGTGCCGGCGGGGTGGGTGGCGGTGCGCTCCTCGAGGGTGATCCGGTCGCCCTTGGTGCGCCAGGCCTTGAGGACCTCGTTCGGGACGAGGCGGCCGTTGACGTCGTAGACGTAGCTGTTGCGGTCGTAGCCGTAGAGGACGGCGAACTGCGTCCGGTAGATCGTGCACAGCTCGTCGGCGGTCAGGCCGAGCATGAGCGCGACGAGGGCGTCGATCTCGACGAGCGCCTGGCGGCGCTGCGCGGCCACCCTCAGCGGGGAGTTCCGGTCCCACACGGGGCCAACGGCGCCGAGCTCGGGGCCGAGGTTCAGGTCGTCGGTGCGGGTCCAGCGGACGGAGCGGAACGAGCCGTCGAACGCTTCGGACCAGAGGTCGGCGTACGCGTCGGTAACGCAGTTCAGGCGTGCAGATCGGACGACGAGCTCGATACTGAGTGGGTGATTGGAGACGTCGGGGAGCCGTGCGATTACGCCCATCGAGATGGCGCTCTTCGGTGTCGTTCGCACCGAGAGGTCTGCCAGCAACGAGGAAGCTCCGGCAGCGGCAGCTAGTAGTTGATGCGGCGTCAGATTGGGCGAACCCGCTGATGAAACAGTGTGTACGTGAGCCGCGCCCGGTGGAGTAATCGCCGCAATCAGCGTTCGCTCTCCCGTGTTTGCAGCCATCGCGCGCCACGTCAAGCGGTAGTGGTCGCGGGCGGGGATGGGGTGGTCCTTGTCGCCCCAGTCGGTGTAGCCGCAGTCGTAGCGGTACCGGTCGCCCACGGGCTTGTAGGCGGTGACGGGGATGGCGTCGGGGGGCAGGGCCTCGAAGTCGGTGGGGGTCCAGTCCTTGTTGTTCGACATGGTCTTGTTCGGGGTCTTGTACAGCGGCGTGGCCACGAACAGGTGCGGGCCCTGCAGGATCACGTCGTCCCACGAGCTCGGCGCGCCCCACGAGAGCTCGAAGTAACCGTTCTTCCGGTCGGTGGTTTCGTTCCAACCTCGGCAGAACGACAGGCCCAGTTCTCCGACGCGCGGTGCCTTGGCGAGTTTGTCGAGCACGGAAGCGGTGGAGCGGTTCACCGCGTACACCATGCGGGTGTGCAGCAGGGGCACGTCGGACGATTCGAGGGCGTCGTGCCAGGTCTGCAGGGTCTCCACGGTGACGCGGGTGATGCGCCCGGCGTGCGGACGCAGGTCCCACTTCCCCTCGTCGTCCTTCAACCCGGGTTCGGGACCAGACCCGTCCTGCGAGAGAGAACGCTCAACGGTGTCCGGGTGGTACAGAGCAGCCGCCGAAAGGAACTCTGGGGCCCGCGCCGCTCCATACACGTGGACGCCATAGATGACCAGGTTGTGGATGTCGAACAAAGCGAGCTCGTTGACGAACTGCCAATGCCTGCGGAGTCGCTCGTACGTCGCCGCCCGGAGCACCCCGGCCTTCTCGTCGGTGAAGTGGGTCTCGGGGTGGATCAGCCCGACGGCGCCGCGGCCGGACGCGTGCTGCCAGGTGCGTTCCATGAAGCACCGGTACAGGTCAGGGCGTAGACCTGCGAGGTGCGGGTAGTGCTGCGAGTCGCTGATCGCGGCGGCGAGGGTGACTGTGTCGGTGACGCCGTCGAGGACGAAGTCGCGGACGCCCGACAGCCCGAGAGTGACCTCGCGTTTCGTTGCACGTAGGGATTCCGACGGTTTGACCGCCAGCGCCCACCAGGGATCGCCCTCGGCGAGCAGAGCGTCGACCTCGACGTTGGGTCGTACCCAGGGTGGATTGCCGAGTTGGAGATCGAAGCCGCCGCGCGCGAAGACGGGGGCGAAGTCGAGTTCCCAGTGGAAGAAGCCCTGTTGCGCGGCGATTCGTTCGCACACGACCAGCCACGGGTGGGCGGCGAGGACGTCGGTGACGGGGGCAGCGCCGGCGAAGGCGAGGTCGGCAGCCTCGGCGTCGGCGAGGGCCTCCCAGGTGCCCGCGGAGTCCAGGCCGAGTTGCCCGGGGGCAGGTGTCTTTCGCCCGCCGGCGTGGTGGCCCATCAGTTTGGTCAGCGCGTCGATCCAGGACTCGAGGCTCGGCGGCTGGATCCGTTCGCCGGTTGCGGTGTCGAGCGTGAGGGCGTCGGTCAGCGGCCAGAACCACAGGGCGCACCAGGCGTCCA
This window harbors:
- a CDS encoding deaminase, with protein sequence CCHDSHPSWNESLHQTRGDSIRLSSLVDDGGVPADEPEDRRIDRLVTKANDLCLHSNDPARIARLAVAEIVIKRRELAGPTAKDSPPTTPDLRHRIAFVLDSLKRPHEVALLRRVYGERFVLVSFLMDRAERHSALVSRMRLDEPNAPDLDSRAEALLDRDQAEGLPHGQAVGKTYWLADLFVGCSTTQPAALRTPRLDAAAEIRRFLDLLFGNPQAQTPTDDEYGMHLAKMAESRTTALGRRVGAAIVDRDGAVVALGCNEVPRGSATDADKGHDTNATEVIRLAEQTLRGMAEAGMLAPKIAKGLIKNGTSIAREALEVSPLRDLIEFQRPVHAEMAAILDATRRRVDVTDCSMCVTAYCCHLCAKHVLDLGLRPVVYLEPYPKSRAVEMYEEAARTTFVPFVGVAPRRFQALFVDVSERKGHDGTVRSWDQATAVPGVGTVVTDAAVLQAELDEIAELDDNTTATLPGPSDPEHA